In one window of Pantanalinema sp. DNA:
- the ribD gene encoding bifunctional diaminohydroxyphosphoribosylaminopyrimidine deaminase/5-amino-6-(5-phosphoribosylamino)uracil reductase RibD: MNSDSVFMQRAIELALQGRGWTSPHPMAGAVVTQGDQIVGEGFYLQAGQPHAERCALDAAGEAARGGTLYTTIEPCHHAGRESPCVERILEAGLSRVVIAHEDGIPATAGRGIRALEEAGLEVTVGVEREAARRLNEVFFKYSATRRPFVALRSAMSLDGKIATAVGERDYIGGHEARAHLHQLRGTYDAVLVGVTTLIQDDPDIHCMLPRSRTPLRVVVDSLARTPLSCKMLSKQQGTGRLRPSTLVAVTRYAPEDRIRALQALGAEILVCPEISSGLESHVDLNKLMQILSRRGITSVLVEGGGNLNAAALHAGIVDKLYCTIAPMIIGGQSALTPVEGLGVSLVEEALPLYDMRSRSMGSDLLIEAYLHEV; encoded by the coding sequence ATGAACTCCGATTCCGTCTTCATGCAGCGGGCCATCGAGCTGGCGCTTCAAGGGCGCGGCTGGACCAGCCCCCACCCCATGGCCGGCGCCGTCGTCACCCAGGGCGACCAGATCGTCGGCGAAGGCTTCTACCTCCAGGCGGGCCAGCCCCATGCCGAGCGCTGCGCGCTGGACGCGGCGGGCGAGGCGGCCAGGGGCGGCACCCTCTACACGACCATCGAGCCGTGCCACCACGCGGGCCGAGAGTCGCCCTGCGTCGAGCGAATCCTCGAGGCGGGGCTCTCGCGGGTCGTGATCGCCCACGAGGACGGCATCCCCGCCACCGCGGGCCGCGGCATCCGCGCGCTCGAGGAGGCCGGCCTCGAGGTCACGGTCGGCGTCGAGCGCGAGGCGGCCCGGCGCCTCAACGAGGTCTTCTTCAAGTACAGCGCGACCCGGCGCCCGTTCGTCGCCCTGCGCAGCGCGATGAGCCTCGACGGCAAGATCGCGACCGCCGTCGGCGAGCGTGACTACATCGGCGGGCACGAGGCCCGGGCGCACCTGCACCAGCTGCGCGGGACCTACGACGCGGTGCTCGTCGGCGTCACCACCCTGATCCAGGACGACCCGGACATCCATTGCATGCTGCCCCGCTCGCGCACCCCCCTGCGGGTCGTCGTCGACTCGCTGGCGCGCACGCCCCTGAGCTGCAAGATGCTGAGCAAGCAGCAAGGAACGGGGCGCCTTCGCCCCAGCACCCTGGTGGCAGTCACCCGGTACGCCCCCGAGGATCGCATCCGGGCCCTCCAGGCCCTGGGCGCCGAGATCCTCGTCTGCCCCGAGATTTCAAGCGGCCTCGAGTCCCACGTGGACCTCAACAAGCTGATGCAGATCCTCAGCCGGCGCGGCATCACGAGCGTGCTGGTCGAGGGCGGCGGCAACCTCAACGCCGCGGCCCTCCACGCCGGCATCGTGGACAAGCTCTACTGCACCATCGCCCCCATGATCATCGGCGGCCAGTCGGCGCTGACCCCGGTCGAGGGGCTCGGGGTCTCCCTGGTCGAGGAGGCGCTGCCCCTCTACGACATGCGCAGCCGATCCATGGGGAGCGACCTGCTCATCGAGGCCTATCTGCACGAGGTCTAG
- a CDS encoding S8 family peptidase codes for MTLIRKPVALASVLAAMTALSLTGCGMSTGAAIGNTGSNAAINAESVPSQVLVKFKTGAQSLGLTRDLGAKTVRSNSKIGMQLITVKGDVATAISKLKASGMVEYAEPNYVVRASDYTVQAEVNDPMAKDQYTLDKVQARQAWDLSMGSSKTVLAIVDTGVDHTHPDLAGRVLKGHDFVNNDDDAMDDQGHGTHCAGIAAASANNSVGIAGIAPKVTILAVKVLSKSGSGSYEGVAQGIVYAADQGAQVISMSLGGPTSSQAVEDAVKYAMSKGTVVVAAMGNDGRETKSYPAAIPGVIGVGSTDAADQKSNFSNMGSHISISAPGSNILSTLPMAANPIGKTQYGSLSGTSMACPAAAGLAALVRDKYPSLDINGVRAKLEQSAQDLGTAGFDKSFGHGRINAFKALSI; via the coding sequence ATGACGCTCATTCGCAAGCCTGTTGCCCTCGCCTCGGTCCTCGCCGCCATGACCGCCCTGTCGCTCACCGGCTGCGGCATGAGCACCGGCGCCGCCATCGGCAACACCGGCTCGAACGCGGCGATCAACGCCGAATCGGTCCCCAGCCAGGTCCTCGTCAAGTTCAAGACCGGCGCTCAGTCGCTCGGCCTCACCCGCGACCTCGGCGCCAAGACCGTCCGCTCCAACAGCAAGATCGGCATGCAGCTGATCACGGTGAAGGGTGACGTCGCCACCGCCATCTCGAAGCTGAAGGCTTCCGGCATGGTCGAGTACGCCGAGCCCAACTACGTCGTCCGCGCTTCGGACTACACCGTCCAGGCCGAGGTCAACGACCCCATGGCCAAGGACCAGTACACCCTCGACAAGGTGCAGGCCCGCCAGGCCTGGGACCTCTCGATGGGCTCGTCGAAGACGGTGCTCGCCATCGTCGACACGGGCGTCGACCACACCCACCCCGACCTCGCCGGCCGCGTCCTCAAGGGCCACGACTTCGTGAACAACGACGACGACGCGATGGACGATCAGGGCCACGGCACCCACTGCGCCGGTATCGCCGCGGCCTCGGCCAACAACAGCGTGGGCATCGCCGGTATCGCCCCCAAGGTGACCATCCTCGCGGTCAAGGTCCTCTCGAAGTCGGGCAGCGGCTCGTATGAGGGCGTCGCCCAGGGCATCGTCTACGCCGCCGACCAGGGCGCGCAGGTCATCTCGATGAGCCTCGGCGGTCCCACCTCGTCCCAGGCGGTCGAGGATGCGGTCAAGTACGCGATGAGCAAGGGCACCGTCGTGGTCGCCGCGATGGGCAACGACGGCCGTGAGACCAAGAGCTATCCCGCTGCGATCCCCGGCGTGATCGGCGTCGGCTCGACCGATGCCGCCGACCAGAAGTCGAACTTCTCGAACATGGGCAGCCACATCTCGATCTCGGCCCCCGGCAGCAACATCCTCTCGACCCTCCCGATGGCCGCCAACCCCATCGGCAAGACCCAGTACGGCTCGCTCTCGGGCACCTCGATGGCCTGCCCCGCCGCCGCCGGTCTCGCCGCTCTGGTCCGCGACAAGTACCCCTCGCTCGACATCAACGGCGTCCGCGCCAAGCTCGAGCAGAGCGCCCAGGACCTCGGCACCGCCGGCTTCGACAAGAGCTTCGGCCACGGCCGGATCAACGCCTTCAAGGCCCTCTCGATCTAA
- a CDS encoding universal stress protein, whose translation MKVLTTTDGSPFSLEALRRLGNLLPREGTEVVLLAAYPSPGGGGFGMMGPPYVDYAQLGVQMHDEAKGFAEEGARILEAQGFKVAPKVAEGDPASVILDAAEQLKADLIVVGSHGRTGLARFFLGSVSSRVASHAPCSVLIVKHAEKA comes from the coding sequence ATGAAGGTGCTCACCACCACCGACGGCTCCCCTTTCTCGCTCGAGGCCCTGCGACGTCTCGGTAACTTGCTCCCACGCGAGGGCACCGAGGTGGTCCTCCTCGCAGCCTACCCCAGCCCCGGCGGCGGGGGCTTCGGAATGATGGGCCCCCCTTACGTCGATTATGCCCAGCTGGGCGTCCAGATGCACGACGAGGCGAAGGGCTTCGCCGAGGAGGGGGCGCGGATCCTCGAGGCGCAGGGCTTCAAGGTCGCCCCGAAGGTGGCAGAGGGCGACCCCGCGTCGGTGATCCTGGATGCGGCCGAGCAGCTCAAGGCCGACCTGATCGTGGTCGGCTCCCACGGCCGTACCGGCCTGGCGCGCTTCTTCCTGGGCAGCGTTTCGTCGCGGGTGGCCTCCCATGCGCCGTGCTCGGTGCTCATCGTCAAGCATGCCGAGAAGGCCTAG
- a CDS encoding HAD family hydrolase encodes MLRLTTHPTLQPARAVVFDKDGVLVDFAPFWRAVVRARIDALLGLAGLGEAERGLLTELFGIREGRIDPTGPLAMGARVEALTLSAGFLYSRGFDWLEARSLSESAFQAGEDGVSPADHVQAPGPIRPALEKLVARGAKLAVATSDTTANARRDLALLGISHCFSAVFGADAVARNKPHPDMLHAACDALGVEPHETWMVGDGLNDMRMARHARAAGAIAVASGITPAAWLAPEADCVLSGVWELETLLVPGEG; translated from the coding sequence ATGCTTCGATTGACCACGCATCCCACGCTCCAGCCGGCCCGCGCGGTCGTCTTCGACAAGGACGGGGTGCTCGTCGACTTCGCCCCGTTCTGGCGCGCCGTGGTGCGCGCGCGGATCGACGCCCTCTTGGGCCTCGCGGGGCTGGGCGAGGCGGAAAGGGGCCTGCTCACCGAGCTCTTCGGCATCCGAGAAGGCCGGATCGACCCTACGGGGCCGCTGGCCATGGGGGCCCGCGTCGAGGCCCTGACGCTCTCGGCGGGCTTCCTGTATTCGCGCGGCTTCGACTGGCTCGAGGCGCGAAGCCTCTCGGAAAGCGCCTTCCAGGCGGGGGAGGATGGGGTGTCGCCGGCCGACCACGTCCAGGCGCCGGGCCCCATCCGCCCCGCCCTCGAGAAGCTCGTGGCACGGGGGGCCAAGCTCGCCGTCGCCACCTCCGACACGACCGCCAACGCCCGGCGCGACCTTGCGCTGCTCGGGATCTCCCACTGCTTCTCGGCGGTCTTCGGCGCGGACGCGGTCGCGCGCAACAAGCCCCACCCGGACATGCTGCATGCGGCCTGCGACGCGCTCGGCGTGGAGCCGCACGAGACCTGGATGGTCGGCGACGGCCTCAACGACATGCGCATGGCGCGTCATGCGCGCGCGGCCGGCGCGATCGCCGTGGCCTCCGGCATCACGCCGGCCGCCTGGCTCGCGCCCGAAGCGGACTGCGTCCTCTCGGGGGTCTGGGAGCTCGAAACCCTGCTCGTGCCCGGCGAGGGCTAG